The genomic region agaaatccatgattaaattgagtcttcctgactagtgatttaaatcaaatccaccctggaatAATCTGACTAGCTGAAAAGGCTTCCAGTCTATGCATATGAAGACTACATAGCTTTTAAACCAGTCAGATTGCTTATGCCCCCGCCCACATTCCCAttcccatccccatcccacacacacttactttcatAACTATTTGACCCCTGTACTGATACGGTGTTTCATTTACTATGCATTAATATTGCTACAACTGCTTGATTTTCTCCAGGAAACCTTTGAAGCCTGGGCAGCAGAGTTGGACAATCTGAATACGTACTTCATGGAAGTTCCCGTTTATTTATTATATAGCTATATTGCTAGAGAGAAGCCTAAAACAAGAcagtttgttgtttttaatgtaaTGCTAATTATGCTGActgtgaataaataataataataataataataaataataaagccaTCGTGCCAATTGGAAAAATGTACCTGTCTTCTTCAGAGGAAGACCAGTCAAAGGGACAAACACAAAGTAATGGGTTAGTGCAAAAACCCTAGGCAATAAAGGATATCTAAACGTGAAAAGGGCCCAATTTGAATGCAACCAGAagaatttcttttaaaaggaCTATCTCCCTCCCCTCGCTACACCTTTCCTACCACTACAAACAACAGCAGATGGATTCTTTAACAGCATAGATGGGATATATATACAGCTAATTACTACTTACAGTTTCCTTCGTGCATTCCACATCTAGTATAATGAATCCACACTGATCAGTTTCACAAGTttttctagtcaatttcacttttctCACCTTCATGTACACTATTCTGAGTGTGGGCACTAGCATTACAAAAGAGTAAATTAAACACAGAAAACAGCTGATCAAATTCTGCCCCTAATTAAATCCACTGGTTTGTACAGGGTGTAACTAAGGGCAAAAATGTATCTTACTGttttaaattagtttaaaaattcTAACACCGTTTGTATTAGTTTATCTTGAAATCTCTCCCCCAAATCTAAAACTACTTAACAGACTTGTGTATAAACTTTTGGCGAATGCAGCCACATTTGCCAACTAGAGAAAGATACCATAGCAATTAGGCACTAAGTGCTGATATGGCTGAGTGAAGTGAGTacaagccctggtctacactgaacaTTTAGACTGACATAAcaacatcgctcaggggtgtaagaaattcacacccttgagcgccatagttaagccaaccttaAGAATTCTAAATTAAGAATTCTTCTGCTGGCCTAACTTCTGCCACTCAGGGATGCAGAatacctacatcaatggaaaaacccctttccTAGATGTAGGGTCTACGCTATGGTGCTAAATCTGTGCAGCTGTCACTGTAGCAccaatagtgtagacatacctcaaaactatttgcaaaaaaagttttgttgGAAGAGACGCTGTCAACTTAAGTCACATCTTTCTGAAATGTTATTACCAACCTATTGTTACAAGTATACCTGAAGTTACGATTGAGAAAATTGTTTCACTTGAAATTTGTACACAGTGCTTCAGGAGAAGAGGTGATTTTTCTGGAGGATGCCCTCTTGTgctctaaagcagtgtttcctgAATGGTGGGTTGCAGACCCAGTGCAGAGGGGAAGCCACAGGAAGAGATGGCAGGCTTGAAAAGTGAGCCTGTCCTGTTCTCACTAGCAGTAGCAGCTCATGTCCCACAGGGCTGAGCTTGGCTCCCCACTctgggcattgtgacctggcacacaggTCACATCCCCACTCAGGTTTCACCCAGCCAACAGGACAAACCAAGTGGTGCTGAGACCCAGTGCGCCAGGTCACAATACCCAGAGCAGcaagccaggccctgccctgtggGACTGGACCCACTGCTGCTAGGTGAGTGTGAGGTAGGTTTGCTCTCCAATTtcctcccagggcagggcctcccctctgcactgggctgggattAAGGTTGAAGTGTCAGGGCAGAAGGTACTGCTGCAGGTGGTCAATGCCCCCTCAGTGGGGCAAAGAGGCAGTGGAGAACACCACCAGCCTATGAACTGGGCCCCACAAACATGCACATTTGGACCCTGAGAGGATCACaccaaaaaaaaaggagagaaaacgCAACTGGTGAGTCACCTTTGTAAAAAATGTGGGAACACTGCTCTAAATCTTAAGATTtcactcaaaaataaataaaacaaaacaaaaaggggggGGCTTTTGCCCCTATGGCTGCAAAGATTACACTTAAATTCACATTATTAAAATGAATGGATGCAGTGAAATTGGCACCAGGAAGTCTGAAAAAGGAGCCGAGAAAACTGTGCACTGTCCTGTACATTTCAGAGGGTTGGGAACTCTGAAGGCTACTGTTAAGGATGTGTTACATTATTAGTTATTTCACTGTTGATGAAAGCACACAAGAGCATGAGACAATATTGTGTTATTATTCAAGTTTCCTGTAAGTGAAGTTTTGCTTTGATATCGCAGAGCAGAATTTAGTTTGTGGGGCAGAAAGTCTGGGGACTGATGCTATTCCCTCTCCCCATTATGACCCCTGATTTCCTCTGATTTGGGAGAGAATCAGGAAAGATGTTTATGCATAGAGGAAAATGAGTCAGCGTTGCTAACCCATACGATTTGTTAGTCTCATAATGTTTAGAAtttctcttaaagccccagctccttgaGTCACATTAAAGGAGAATCTGTTTTTGTTAACACAAGTTTCCTATCACTGCAGATTATGGCAAAATGCTTGAAAGGAGCTGGAAAGCTCTGATTCCGCCTTCTCCCGTGTGGGGGGCCAGCCTCTATTCACCGTGGTCCCACGGCCAGACAGGGATATTAGTTAGCTGCTCCTCTGTGAAGCCATGAGCACAGGCATGTACCTGGCACAGTTCACCCTCATCCCCAACACCTGCCCATTTTGCAGTGTGAGGGAGAACCTGGTGCATACTTATCTCaaatgtgccaggttgcagcccctattgcagctcctccagaacctcctgctgaggttctggctgcacttttccctcaCAGCTGTTTATATTTGCACACCCTGTCCATGGCCCCACCAAGTCGTGAGACCGCAtcatcaacctcctcctcgccttgGCCAAAACAGCCATCTCCAACACCAGGAGGAGGATGTTAGATGAGGGGGTGCTCTGCGATTGCAGGGCCTATTTCCCCTCCTTCCTGGTCTCACGCACCCGGGCAGAGCTCCTCTGGGCACCATCCCCTGGGTCCCTAAACAGGTCTGAGGAGCAGCAGGCGCTGTCCGGGATGCTCCGCTCGGCGTCCCCCTCTAGATCCCTAGTTCTGCACCTGTGACCTTCACTCCTGACCCTGATATTCCTTAGTTGCCCCCAATCTTCATGTGGTTCCCGGGGCCagaggtcccccctcccccacacaaggCTGTGGGTGAAGTCTGAGGGCCTTAGCTCTGCCGAGCCCATGGCCCCTTCCAGCCCCAAGTGGAAGTTGCGGGGTGCGCAGCGCCCGGCCCAGCCTGGGGCTACGGGCAGGCCCGCCCCAACCCCCACGGGGGGCGGTTCCTGGGCTGGAGGCGGCAGCGGGGTCAgggggccccccacccccctgccgagGAGCCGGACttactcccagcagggggcctctTCCCAGCACTGTCTGGCCGGGCTGCAGCGGCACCGGGCTGCCCCCGTCCGCGGGCGCTAGCTCGAACCCCGCCATGGGcgtcccgggggtggggggcgctctcGGCCTGCGGACAGGGCGAGGCCCCGCTGGCCCCTCCGGAAACTCGCCCCACGCACGGAGGCTCCTCCCCTTTCCGTTTCCCTCCGGGCTAGGAGGCGGGGTAGGCAGCCGTTGTTTGTGTTTAAATCCCCGCACCGCTGCCCAGCCCTTGGCCGGCCATCCCGGAAACGGTAGTTTCCAACTCACACCCTCCCCGCCCGGCCGCGCTTGAGCGTCGCCGCGGGGAAACTACCAATCCCGGCGTGCCCCGCCCCAACAGCCGTCGGCGCATGCGCAGTGCCTCAGGAAGCCAGCGGGCGGCGGTGTAAACAAACACGTTCGAATGGGGGAGACGTTTAAACCGTCACCTGGGGGCAGCCGCGCGGGGCCAGGTAGGGGGCGGCCTGCGGGGCTGGAGTTTTCCTCCACCTGCCTTCGCCGCGGGCGGCTGGGCGATGAGCGCTGGCTCCAGCCGCGGCTTGGCCGGGCGAGCTCCGAGGCGGGGCCGGGCTCGGCAGCGGGCAAAGGCTGAgcacaggcaggcagggagggcacCGCCTAGCCCTTCTCTGGGCACCGGGCACCATCTGTCCCTTGCCTAACGCCTGCAGGCTGGGCTAGCCTAGCCTTAGCACCGGGCACCCTACAACGGTGGAGTGATTGCCGAGGGCTGGGCAAACACGAAGGGCACTGGTGTCCCATCCTGCACTGCTTGAgggctgtagggtgaccagacagcaagtgtgaaaaatcaggaggggggggtaataagagcctatataagaaaaacccccaaatattaggactgtctctataaaatcgggctatctggtcatcctagaggGCTGggccagccagggcacaaggcaTAGCATGCTGTTTAATATGGGAAGCACTTTAACATAACCTTCAAAATTAGAATTAACTTGATGAAAGTTAGCTCCGTGTATTATGTAATTGAGATCCGTGATAACGGCATGCAACTGGCTACATGTGAGGCTGTTTAGTGACCACTGTACTTCCTCACCTCCAGGGTTACTCATGGTGGATGTATTGAGGCCTTAAATTATGCAGAAAGCCTCAAAGAAGAACAAACAGGCAGTTGCTTCATGTAAAGAACTGACCATCCTTCCTCCAGCCAAGAAAAAAGAGGAAAATCGGGAGGACTTTGTAGAGCTGCTGCCTCCGGAAGTCAGttttaaaattttcagtgaacTGGATATTCAGAGCTTATGCAAAGCTGCAATGACATGCAAGAGCTGGAATCGTGCAATTGAGAACAGTGACCATTTGTGGAAACATCACTGTTTAACTGTAAGAGCTGTCTGTCAGCGAGAGATAGACTGTGATCGAGGAAATGGATATTCATGGAAGGTAAATTTAAGAACATGGACTGTCTAGCTTTGGGAAACTGAATAGCTTTCAGGATGAGTATTAAGATATGTGAGGTTCTCTCCTGATCAGTATTTCTGATCCATCCAAGGTCAAGAGCAATTTAAAGTTGTTACAACCTAATTGCTACAGCCTGTGAGATCTCAGGGCTTatttacactacaaaattaagttgacttaagtcaaagtacagccaccacagtaattaaaagAGGTAGTTCACGTCCACACTTACTCCTTCGGTTGGCAGtgcgcgtcctcaccaggagtgcttccaccAACTGAAGTGGGGCATTATAGGGCACAGATCTGGAGCCTAGCAGCCCAAGCtgtcagtggggtgcagggctcactCAGCACCCAGCTGTCAGTGCCGGGGTATGGGGGCCCCAGCTGCGAGCTGGTGCCCCCAACTGACAACTCAGGCTATCACCACCAGAGAGTAGAAGGACTCTAGCTGACAGCCCCCACTTGGGGCTGACAGCCAACAGGCTATATCAGTTAATCACTGTCTAACTGCATCAACATAAGCACTACACCTCTCATGGAGATGGAGTTATGTCAGCGTGGCAGGTGACTTCCTTCATCAGAAGCAGCATTCTAATGTAGACACTGGCATAATTAGGTCACAATAAGCCACAttgcatcaacctaactctgtagtatagaccaggccatagtaaAATAGAGTCACAAACACCCTCACAACTGGCAGTCTGTGCAGAAATGCCAAAAAATAAAGAGTACCATAGAGACAATGAACTACCTGATCCCCGAGAAATGATCAGGCCAGCTCTGGAATGGAACACATTGTGAAAGGGACACAGTTTTACATACATGTTCCCCATAATTTTACTTCAGTGGAATACTGCTGCTGGGAGAGAAGGGGTTCCTGGAATCTGCTGTTCTAGAGAAATGTTTGCCCCTACATACCTCTTAAGCCAGATACAGCTAGGGCTCAAAGAACCAACTGCTTTAGAACCCACTTATCCAACGCTATTGCAGCTGCTACTCAAAACAGTGAGGAGGAGTTGAACATGTTGCGTGAAATCCTATTGAGGAATACAGAAAGCAGAACTCTGGCAACTTAAGTGTTAAAATatcattagaaaggccaaaaaagaatttaaagaacAGACAATGAAAGACTCAAAGTAATAACAAAAgcattttttaagtacatcagaagcaggaagcctactaaacaaccagtggggctagattcccaaacctgagccattctttttaggtgacagatctgaggaatgtcctagactgaggtgtcattagaggaggttttggaacaaattaataaatgaaacagtaataagtcaccaggaccagatggtattcaccgaATAGTTCAGAAGGAACTAAAATATGAAGTTACAGAACTACTAaacttatcatttaaatcagcttctgtaccagatgactggaggacagctaatgtgatgctaatttttgaaaaagggctccagaggcgatcctggcaattaagggtcagtaagcctaacttcagtaccaggcaaattggttgaaactatcagaCACATGATTTGTGGAGGAAGAGTCTACAAAAAGTGTTAAGGGGAATCATGCCTCagcaatctactagaattttttgaggcggtcaacaagcatgtggacaagggtgatccaggggATATAGTGTACTGAGatcttcagaaagtctttgacaaggttcATCATCAAAGGCTCTTGAGCAAAATAAGCTCTCATGGGTAGGGTCTTACCTAATTcactgtccattttggtcaatttcatgatgATAGAATTtttaaatcataaatttcatgatttcagctatttaaatctgaaatttcacagtgttgtaattgtaggggtcctgacccaaaaaggagttgtcaGGAGTTGCAAGTTTATTGTAGGGTGGTTGCTGtattgctactcttacttctgtactggtgctggcagcggctctgccttcagagctgggcagctggagagtggtgactGCTggtcgggagcccagctctgaaggcagagccgccgccagcagcagcacagaagtaaggatgacatggtatggtattgccacccttacttctgcgctgctgcctgcagagctgagccaTCAGTCAGTAGCTGCCTCTCTCcggccatccagctctgaaggaagcaatgcagaagtaagggtggtatggtatggtattgccacccttacttctgcactgttactggcggggcgctgccttcagagctgggcacctggccaacagccgccactctccagctgcccaggtctgaaggcagcgcagaagtaagggtggcaataccacagactccttaaaataaccttgtgaccccccaatTTGAGAGATGTTGGTCTCCCTCATgcaatctgtatagtatagggtacaagcacacaaaagaccagatttcacagaggaggCCAGCTTTCagggtctgtgatgcatttttcatggctgtgaatttggtaaggccctactcatgggataagaaggtcgtctcctggatcagtaactggttacaagataggaaacaaaggatatgaataaatggtgagttttcagaatggagagaggtaaatagtggtgtccccgaagggtctgtactgggaccagtactgtttaacatattcataaatgagatggaaaaaggggtaaacagagaggtggcaaaattagtacatgatacaaaactactcaagatagttaagtcccaggcagactgcgaagatctacaatagggtctcacaaaactaggtgacttggcaacaaagtggcagatgaaattcagtgtagataaatgcaaagtaatgcacattggaaaacaatcccaactatacataaaaaacGATgtactaaattagctgttaccactcaagaaaggggatagataataagacagaaaatatattgcctctgtataaatccacggtatgcccacatttttaatactgcgtgcagatatgtCATctcctctcaaaaaagatatattggaattgggaaaagtacagaaaagAGCATCAAACATGATTagaagtatggaacagcttccataggaggagagattaataaaatggATTTTTCCACTTGGAAAAGAAACCACtaaggatatgatagaggtctagaaaatcatgactggtgtggagaaagtaaataagatagcagaaagtgttatttactgtaACGCAAGAACTCagtgtcaccaaatgaaattaataggcagcaaatttaaaacaaaaggaagcatttcttcacacaacacatagtcagcctgtggaactctttaccagaggctattgtgaaggccaagactataacagagctCAAAAAGAACTAGCTATGTTCTTGgagaatagccattgatggacctattagccaggatggacaggaattcaaaaccatgctctgaagtttccctagcctctgtttgcctgaagctgagactgggtgacaggggatggatcacttgatgattacctgttctgttcattccctctgaagcacctggcattggccactatcagaagacagggtactgggctagatgggccactgTTCtttcccagtatggccattcgtaTGGCAGCTATAGCATCATACTTATAGAATCCAGCCCTCAGAACTTAGCAGCTCAGAGAGGGAATGGATTCAGACATTGCAACCATCACCCTGAACCAGCACTAGTTTGAAAGAAAGTAGGATACAACCACCTCTTTTGGGGCTTTAAGTCTACCTCTGCATAGATCACTGGTCAGTGGAACTCAGAGTTACACAGTGTCAGACTCATTACCTCTCTGAGGAAGTGTTAGTAGTTCAGTATGAGGCAAGAGCTCAGAAGGAGGCAAGGCTGTGAGCAGATGGAGTACTCATGCTGCTCTGAAGATAGTAGACACACTGAAATCCAAACTCAACACTTTCCTGGCATCTGACTTCATTAACATAGTTCAGTCATTAATGCCCtttcctgagaggtggcagaatcctgttcaaatcctttggggggagggctagctcagtggtttgagcattagcctgctaaacccagcgttgtgagttcagttcttgagggggccatttagggaactggggtaaaaatgtctggggattggtcctgctttgagcagggggttggactagatgatctcctgaggttcctcccaaccttaatcttctatgattaacAAAGCAAACATCACAAATCCTAGTCCATACTTATGGCCATTTCCATGTCTTCTCCCATAGGCCTTCTCTGCCCTAGATCCCTCTCCTAGACAGCTACTTCTCTCTCTTAATGTCCAGGGTTGAGGTATAACAAGCTACATGTGTCAAAACGTCAATAAGTTAGTACCTCCCTGCACGAGCAGGGAACATCCCAACAGAGGAACCCAACCACCCTGTTGCTAGAGCACACAAGAGAGTTTGGATTATTTTGGGGCTTGCAGAAtaggagattttaaaaaagatttttaaaaagttttacttTAGGGTAGAGAGTTAGCCTGAAATGGTGGGGATGAGAGGCAGAAGACTTGAGAAGTGAGAATGATCCTCATGTTACTCTGAAAAATGTGAAGTTAAAGCCCTGGTCCACTAGAGGGCATTTGTACACCTATGTATTTCATTGAGGGCCCAGACACCCAAATGTGTTATAATGCAGATGCTTCTTCTGGTGTAAAACTTTAGTTCTCCCAACTtccagtgtttacattgacttcTGCTTATTTTATTCAAGTTTTTCAAGGCTTTTTAACTGTTTACTCTGTATCAGGTCACTCTACTGAGAAACTACTGGAAGAGCAAAGTGAAACATGAATGGCTAAGTGGAAAATATAGCAACATTCACTCACGCTGTGGCTTACCAGAAAAAATCATGTATCCCATGGATGCTGATACATGGGGAGAAATACTGGAAGCAGAACTGGAGAGATAAGAAACTAGACATGGATCTTAAATAGCAAGAAATGGCACAGAACTGACTGTTTTTACTGTAAATACTTAGCCATTCACACCAGTGACATTTGCAAATATGTAGTAGAAActtcactgaaaaaaatgtataaatacagagtttatttttattttgcacttTATCAGAACAGCTTGTTGTAAAAACCCTAAATGAGATATAAACTATACaatgtaattattttaaaagatctgctgtacTGTTCAACAGATGTTAAGTCTTGGATTGACTTTTCATTATGCACTTTttgaaaaaataggaaaaaaataggTTTTTTTTCACTTGAAATTTGTATGAAGCAGAAACATGAGACCACGGgcatgggaaatggaggggattGACTACCGTCTAAGCATCAAAACCACTGGGTGTGAACTCCTTCAGTCTGGCCCTCTTTACCATCAGGTTCTACTTGAAGTACAGTTATGCTCAGAAGAGAGACTGTAGTAGTGCCTCCTTCTTAGTCCACTGACCTGCTCCTTGTGTGTATTCAGTCACAGCAACAAAAATCAGCAGTTAAGTTTTATCTTTTACTACTGCAGAAACTACTATGGGTAACTGAGCTGGATTTACTTTGATTTAATTCAGGTTACATTAATTTTTATAGTAGAGCTCTCCTTGAAATGGAAATAAGGGTAAGTTTCTCCAATAAACCTCTTTAAACCTAGAGTTGAAACCTCACATACAATAGAAAGGGAATTCAGTCATCCTCTTACCCTCACCCACCCTCCAGCTAGTTGACCCCTCTTCCTCTTTGCTTCTGGGGCAAAGAGCTTTCTACATATCACTTTACTTTTGACGGCTTGAGTCCAGCCTTTATAATAAGGGGAAGTGTTAGAGAACTCTTCAAGGGAAGAGAAAATCAGGAAGGTCAGAGGACATTGTACAGGTAGGTTCAGGAAAAGGGTAGATGAATTCATGGAAGGGAAGCAGTAGTGGGAGAATGGAAAACAAAAACGGATTGCACAGAACAGCAGTGAGAAAACAGCAGCCTGGTGAATAAACCACCTCCTCTTACACTCATTTTGTAGGCCTGGTCTATGCACAGTTTTTGTAGTGATataaaacttgatttttttttttaactgaaatcatTCTGTTGACACAACCTCTGTTGTGGACACAGTTATAAAGGTGCTTATAATTGCATCCCCactaggggggaggggtgtcataCTAATTTACATAGGTTTTAAACTGATATGAtgtttagacaagccctgacAAAGCATCTTCCATACAATGTATTGTAAAATGTTTTACAATGAGAACCAAGCAAACTGATGGGTGAGGTTTAAGAGAAATTGGCTCAGAAGGAAAAGAAGAGAGCTGGACAGAGAATGTAATATAGAGAGGAGGCAATAGAGAGTTAGAGTTTGTGTGAGCATTAGGATTTGTGttggggttagggtgagggttagaGGTTAAGGGTTAATGTAAGGATGAGGGTGAGGGTTTGGATTAAGGTTAGGCTTAAGGGTGAGGGTTCAGGAGAGTGTGTGtaaggggttagggttagggtttgtgGAAGGGTTAGGGTTacagttagggttagggtttctgttAGGTTTAAGGGTTAGGGTTAAGTTTAGGGGTTGGGGt from Mauremys mutica isolate MM-2020 ecotype Southern chromosome 3, ASM2049712v1, whole genome shotgun sequence harbors:
- the FBXO48 gene encoding F-box only protein 48; this translates as MQKASKKNKQAVASCKELTILPPAKKKEENREDFVELLPPEVSFKIFSELDIQSLCKAAMTCKSWNRAIENSDHLWKHHCLTVRAVCQREIDCDRGNGYSWKVTLLRNYWKSKVKHEWLSGKYSNIHSRCGLPEKIMYPMDADTWGEILEAELER